The following coding sequences lie in one Onychomys torridus chromosome X, mOncTor1.1, whole genome shotgun sequence genomic window:
- the Rpl22 gene encoding 60S ribosomal protein L22: protein MAPVKKLVAKGGKKKKQVLKFTLDCTHPVEDGIMDAANFQQFLEERIKVNGKAGNLGGGVVTIERSKSKITVTSEVPFSKRYLKYLTKKYLKKNNLRDWLRVVANSKESYELRYFQINQDEEEEEDED, encoded by the coding sequence ATGGCGCCCGTGAAAAAGCTTGTGGCGAAGGGGGGCAAAAAAAAGAAGCAGGTTTTGAAGTTCACCCTTGATTGCACCCACCCTGTAGAAGATGGAATCATGGATGCTGCCAATTTCCAGCAGTTCCTCGAGGAGAGAATCAAGGTGAACGGGAAAGCTGGGAATCTTGGCGGAGGGGTTGTGACCATCGAACGGAGCAAGAGCAAGATCACTGTCACTTCCGAGGTGCCTTTCTCCAAAAGGTATTTGAAATATCTCaccaaaaaatatttgaagaagaaCAATCTCCGAGACTGGCTGCGTGTTGTCGCCAACAGCAAAGAGAGCTATGAGCTACGCTACTTCCAGATCAAccaggacgaggaggaggaggaggatgaggattaA